A section of the Paracoccaceae bacterium genome encodes:
- a CDS encoding aspartate carbamoyltransferase catalytic subunit — MTFAKRHLLGIEPLSPDEITTLLDVSNQYVDLNRSAQKSSQALAGKTQVNMFFENSTRTQASFEIAGLRLGAHVMNMAMQASSIKKGETLIDTALTLNAMHPDLLVVRHPHSGAVNLLADKVNCAVLNAGDGRHEHPTQALLDALTIRRAKGRLHRLTVAICGDIAHSRVARSNILLLGKMENRVRLVGPPTLIPAGAADWGVEVTDDMEAGLADADVVMMLRLQKERMDGGFIPSEREYYHRFGLDPAKLRAAKPDAIVMHPGPMNRGVEIDGILADDINRSVIQEQVEMGVAVRMAAMDLLTRNVGAHPEGVMV; from the coding sequence ATGACATTCGCCAAACGCCACCTGCTGGGCATCGAACCGCTGTCCCCGGACGAAATCACCACCCTGCTTGACGTGTCGAACCAATATGTCGACCTCAACCGCTCGGCCCAAAAATCCAGTCAGGCGCTGGCGGGCAAGACGCAGGTGAACATGTTCTTCGAAAACTCGACCCGCACCCAGGCGAGTTTTGAAATCGCCGGTCTGCGCTTGGGCGCGCATGTGATGAACATGGCGATGCAGGCCAGTTCGATTAAAAAGGGCGAAACGCTGATCGACACGGCGCTTACGCTGAACGCGATGCATCCCGATCTGCTGGTGGTGCGGCATCCGCATTCCGGTGCTGTGAACCTGCTGGCGGACAAGGTGAACTGCGCGGTTCTGAACGCCGGAGACGGGCGGCATGAGCATCCGACGCAGGCGCTGCTGGATGCGTTGACGATACGGCGCGCCAAGGGGCGGCTGCATCGCCTGACCGTGGCGATCTGTGGCGATATTGCACACAGCCGCGTCGCGCGCTCGAACATTCTGCTGCTGGGCAAGATGGAAAACCGGGTGCGGCTGGTCGGCCCGCCGACGCTGATCCCCGCCGGGGCCGCCGATTGGGGGGTCGAGGTGACAGACGACATGGAGGCCGGTCTGGCCGATGCCGATGTGGTGATGATGCTGCGGCTGCAGAAGGAACGCATGGACGGCGGCTTTATCCCGTCTGAGCGGGAATATTACCACCGCTTCGGGCTGGACCCGGCCAAACTGCGCGCCGCCAAACCGGACGCCATCGTCATGCATCCGGGGCCGATGAACCGCGGGGTCGAGATTGACGGGATCCTGGCCGATGACATCAACCGCTCGGTCATTCAGGAACAGGTCGAGATGGGCGTGGCCGTGCGCATGGCGGCAATGGACCTGCTGACCCGCAATGTGGGGGCGCATCCGGAAGGGGTGATGGTGTGA
- a CDS encoding aspartate carbamoyltransferase catalytic subunit — MTRVRGWEGLLDPGEEIIWQGAPAPGLHLRIRNVALAAFGAIFAGFAVFWMVMAASIGGGFWAFGLIHFSVGVGLIIGSLFWGRFKQRRTFYSLSDRRAFIATNLPVVGRRLKSYPITSETVLTLEDNDPPSVHFAREVRRSKNGAYTVGVGFERIPDGHEVYALIRRIQADVAKQTR, encoded by the coding sequence GTGACCCGCGTCCGGGGCTGGGAAGGCCTGCTTGACCCGGGGGAGGAGATCATCTGGCAAGGCGCGCCTGCCCCCGGATTGCACCTGCGCATACGCAATGTGGCCCTTGCCGCCTTTGGGGCGATTTTTGCAGGGTTTGCGGTTTTCTGGATGGTCATGGCCGCGTCGATCGGCGGCGGCTTCTGGGCGTTTGGCCTGATCCATTTCTCGGTCGGCGTCGGCCTGATCATCGGCAGCCTGTTCTGGGGGAGGTTCAAGCAGCGGCGCACCTTCTATTCATTGTCTGACCGGCGGGCCTTTATTGCCACCAATCTGCCGGTGGTGGGGCGGCGGCTGAAATCCTATCCGATCACCTCGGAAACGGTGCTGACGCTGGAAGACAACGACCCGCCTTCGGTACATTTCGCGCGCGAGGTTCGGCGTTCGAAAAATGGAGCCTATACCGTAGGCGTAGGCTTTGAACGGATCCCCGACGGGCATGAGGTCTACGCCCTGATACGGCGGATTCAGGCCGACGTCGCAAAGCAAACCCGCTAA
- a CDS encoding amidohydrolase family protein — MSATIFRGARLIDPDHDTPRDGDLCVVDGVIATDAPKTAEVVECSGLCLAPGIIDVGVKVSEPGERHKESYRTAGRAAAAGGVTTMVTRPDTDPAIDTPEVLEFVTRRARETASVRVAHMAALTKGRDGREMVEVGFLSDADAGAVAFTDCDRVITDTKVFARALTYARSLNALVIAHPQDPGLSKGAAATSGKFASLRGLPAVSPMAERLGLERDLAMVEMTGAAYHADNLSAAAALPALQRAKSAGLNVSAGVNIHHLTLNELDVGDYRTFFKLKPPLRSEDDRIALVEAVASGMIDIISSMHTPQDEESKRLPFEEAASGAVALETLLPAAMRLYHAGALSLPQLFRALSANPARRLGLPGGSLTTGAPADLVLFDPDAPFVMDRFVLQSKSKNTPFDEARMQGQVRGTWVGGAQVFPIAGDHASV; from the coding sequence ATGAGTGCCACGATTTTTCGTGGTGCCCGCCTGATTGATCCCGACCACGACACGCCGCGCGACGGCGACCTGTGTGTTGTCGATGGTGTCATTGCAACGGATGCGCCCAAAACGGCCGAGGTTGTGGAGTGTTCGGGCCTGTGCCTTGCGCCCGGCATCATCGACGTGGGCGTCAAGGTCTCGGAGCCCGGTGAACGGCACAAAGAAAGCTACCGCACCGCCGGGCGCGCCGCCGCCGCCGGGGGCGTGACCACAATGGTCACCCGCCCCGACACGGACCCGGCGATCGACACGCCCGAGGTTCTGGAATTCGTCACCCGCCGCGCCCGCGAAACCGCCTCGGTTCGGGTTGCCCATATGGCTGCGCTGACCAAGGGGCGCGACGGACGTGAAATGGTCGAGGTCGGGTTTCTGTCCGACGCCGACGCCGGCGCTGTCGCCTTCACCGATTGCGACCGGGTGATCACAGACACCAAGGTCTTTGCCCGCGCCCTGACCTATGCGCGATCCCTTAACGCGCTGGTGATCGCGCACCCGCAGGATCCGGGCCTCAGCAAGGGGGCGGCGGCAACATCGGGCAAATTCGCCTCGCTGCGCGGGCTGCCAGCCGTGTCACCGATGGCCGAGCGGCTGGGCCTGGAACGCGATCTGGCGATGGTCGAAATGACCGGTGCCGCCTATCACGCCGACAACCTGTCCGCCGCCGCTGCCCTGCCCGCATTGCAGCGTGCCAAATCCGCCGGGCTGAACGTCAGCGCCGGGGTCAACATCCACCACCTGACCCTGAACGAGCTGGATGTGGGCGACTATCGCACCTTCTTCAAACTGAAACCGCCCCTGCGCAGCGAGGATGACCGCATTGCATTGGTCGAGGCGGTCGCCAGCGGGATGATCGACATCATCAGCTCGATGCACACGCCGCAGGACGAAGAAAGCAAACGCCTGCCGTTCGAAGAAGCGGCCAGCGGTGCCGTCGCGCTGGAAACCCTGCTGCCCGCCGCGATGCGCCTGTACCACGCTGGCGCGCTTAGCCTGCCGCAGTTGTTTCGCGCGCTGTCGGCCAATCCTGCCCGGCGTCTTGGCCTGCCCGGCGGATCGCTGACCACCGGCGCGCCTGCCGATCTGGTTCTGTTCGACCCGGACGCGCCCTTCGTGATGGATCGCTTTGTCCTACAGTCGAAATCCAAGAACACGCCCTTTGACGAGGCACGGATGCAGGGTCAGGTGCGGGGCACCTGGGTGGGCGGGGCACAGGTCTTCCCGATTGCGGGTGATCATGCCAGCGTTTGA
- the plsY gene encoding glycerol-3-phosphate 1-O-acyltransferase PlsY, translated as MPAFESAPSTLALVALAAYLLGSVPFGIVVARVFGLGDLRAIGSGNIGATNVLRTGNKLAAFLTLVLDAGKGAIAVLIARALVGEDAAQIAGFFAFLGHIYPIYLRFRGGKGVATFLGTLLALSFLGGLAACLTWLVVAILFRISSLSALICAATAPVWLWLLGHGEMTVLAALLGALVWLRHAANIRRIVNGTEPRIGKKG; from the coding sequence ATGCCAGCGTTTGAATCCGCCCCGTCCACGCTGGCGCTGGTGGCGCTGGCGGCCTATCTTCTGGGCTCGGTTCCGTTCGGGATTGTTGTTGCACGGGTCTTCGGCCTGGGCGATCTGCGTGCCATCGGGTCAGGCAATATCGGCGCCACCAATGTTCTGCGCACCGGCAACAAGCTGGCGGCGTTTCTGACGCTGGTGCTGGACGCCGGAAAAGGCGCGATTGCGGTCCTGATCGCGCGCGCCCTAGTGGGCGAGGATGCCGCACAGATCGCCGGATTTTTCGCCTTTCTGGGCCACATCTACCCGATCTATCTGCGGTTCCGCGGCGGAAAAGGCGTCGCGACCTTCCTCGGAACACTGCTGGCACTGTCCTTCTTGGGAGGGCTGGCAGCCTGCTTGACGTGGCTGGTTGTGGCGATCCTGTTCCGCATCTCATCCCTCTCTGCGCTGATCTGCGCCGCAACGGCCCCCGTCTGGCTGTGGCTTTTGGGTCATGGCGAAATGACCGTTCTGGCCGCCTTGCTTGGCGCATTGGTCTGGCTGAGGCATGCTGCGAACATCCGCAGGATCGTCAACGGGACAGAACCGCGGATCGGCAAGAAGGGATAG
- a CDS encoding DUF805 domain-containing protein gives MGIGEAVRTCFSKYVDFSGRAQRSEFWWWVLAIWLISLVLSFVDSALFGDVVTTDTGFSASTNTPILSGVFGLAVLLPNLAVTARRLHDRNMSGWWMLAPYGAMALAFLMGAINAGILAAASGIGAFVLVIVLFVMLILKGTDGPNRFGPDPLGGGGGHDDGEFAASRMPPVGRDG, from the coding sequence ATGGGAATTGGTGAAGCAGTTCGCACGTGTTTCTCAAAATACGTTGATTTTTCAGGGCGCGCGCAAAGGTCGGAATTCTGGTGGTGGGTTCTGGCGATCTGGTTGATTTCGCTGGTCTTGTCGTTCGTCGACTCGGCGCTTTTTGGCGATGTGGTCACGACCGATACCGGCTTTTCAGCCTCGACCAACACGCCAATTCTGTCGGGGGTTTTCGGGCTGGCGGTATTGCTGCCAAACTTGGCCGTGACGGCGCGCCGCCTGCATGACCGCAATATGAGCGGTTGGTGGATGCTGGCGCCTTACGGCGCGATGGCGCTTGCCTTCCTGATGGGGGCTATCAACGCTGGCATTCTGGCCGCGGCATCCGGGATTGGTGCCTTCGTGTTGGTCATCGTCCTGTTTGTGATGCTGATCCTGAAAGGCACGGACGGCCCGAACCGCTTTGGCCCCGATCCGCTGGGCGGCGGCGGTGGGCACGACGACGGCGAATTCGCCGCAAGCCGTATGCCACCCGTCGGGCGCGACGGGTGA
- a CDS encoding glutamate--cysteine ligase, with product MSIPQSGGGPIEHHDQLAQYLSDGCKPKEDWRIGTEHEKFGYCQDTLLPLPYEGERSVRAVLEGLRDRFSWAPVMEGAHIVGLEKDGANVSLEPGGQLELSGAPLETIHETCDEVNSHLAEVKSVADEIGVRFIGLGAAPEWSHEQMDLMPKGRYKLMNDYMQRVGTHGTQMMRRTCTVQVNLDFGSEADMVQKLRVAIALQPVATALFANSPFFDGKLNGHKSWRSRIWRGLDADRTGMVPFVFDEGFGFEAWVQYALDVPMYFVYREGRYIDALGMSFRDFLKGELHALPGETPTLSDWADHLTTLFPEARIKKFIEMRGADGGPWRRLCALPALWVGLCYDQTALDAAWDLAKGWDADTREAWRVEASVHGLQAEVGGRSMHDLAREVVAIAEAGLAARARPGAGGLIPDETHFLNALKESLDTGKTAADELLDRYHGDWGGDLKQIYADYSY from the coding sequence ATGTCCATTCCTCAGTCCGGTGGCGGCCCGATCGAACACCACGACCAGCTTGCGCAATATCTTTCGGACGGCTGTAAGCCGAAGGAAGATTGGCGGATCGGGACCGAGCATGAGAAATTCGGCTATTGCCAGGATACGCTTTTGCCGCTGCCTTATGAGGGCGAACGCTCGGTCCGGGCGGTGCTGGAAGGGCTGCGCGACCGGTTCAGCTGGGCCCCGGTCATGGAAGGCGCGCACATCGTGGGGCTGGAAAAGGACGGCGCCAACGTCAGCCTGGAACCGGGCGGGCAATTGGAACTGTCCGGCGCACCGCTGGAGACGATCCACGAAACCTGTGACGAGGTGAACAGCCATCTGGCCGAGGTGAAATCCGTCGCCGACGAAATCGGCGTGCGCTTCATCGGCCTTGGGGCGGCACCGGAATGGTCGCATGAGCAAATGGATCTGATGCCCAAGGGCCGATACAAGCTGATGAACGACTATATGCAGCGCGTCGGCACCCACGGCACGCAGATGATGCGGCGGACCTGCACGGTGCAGGTGAACTTGGATTTCGGGTCCGAGGCGGACATGGTCCAGAAGCTGCGCGTGGCGATTGCACTGCAGCCGGTGGCCACGGCGCTGTTTGCAAATTCTCCGTTCTTTGACGGCAAGCTGAATGGGCATAAAAGCTGGCGGTCCCGTATTTGGCGCGGGCTGGATGCGGACCGGACCGGCATGGTGCCGTTTGTCTTTGACGAAGGCTTCGGGTTTGAGGCTTGGGTGCAATACGCCCTCGATGTGCCGATGTACTTCGTCTATCGCGAAGGGCGATATATCGACGCGCTGGGCATGTCGTTTCGTGATTTCCTGAAAGGTGAATTGCATGCCCTGCCAGGCGAAACCCCGACCCTGTCAGACTGGGCGGATCACCTGACCACCCTGTTTCCCGAAGCGCGGATCAAGAAGTTCATCGAAATGCGTGGCGCCGATGGCGGCCCCTGGCGGCGGCTTTGCGCGCTGCCCGCGTTGTGGGTTGGCCTGTGCTATGACCAGACCGCGCTGGATGCCGCCTGGGATCTGGCCAAGGGCTGGGATGCTGACACGCGTGAGGCTTGGCGGGTCGAAGCCTCGGTCCATGGTTTGCAGGCCGAGGTTGGCGGACGTTCCATGCACGATCTTGCGCGAGAGGTCGTCGCAATCGCCGAGGCTGGCCTCGCCGCCCGCGCCCGCCCCGGTGCAGGCGGGTTGATCCCGGATGAGACGCATTTTCTGAATGCGCTGAAGGAAAGCCTGGACACCGGAAAGACGGCAGCGGATGAGCTGCTGGACCGGTATCATGGCGACTGGGGTGGGGATCTGAAACAGATCTATGCGGACTACAGTTACTGA
- a CDS encoding transcriptional regulator translates to MPRCGQFCPIAKSTEILGEPWSILIVRELLLGSNRFSTLQRGLPRISPTVLTTRLKALEAGGVIVKRKLTGQRGHEYRLTAAGKELSSVVEALAVWGMRWARDEMEDSDLDVTFLMFDVQRNIVTDELPGGEVVLCFQFPDLDAFARWWIVCNGSEVDLCYQDPGKDVDAYVTATSRDMIDIWMGDLRIDQARAADRLALIGEPAICNRFRRWFPLSSAAAVPRPQERERLTL, encoded by the coding sequence ATGCCACGTTGCGGACAATTCTGCCCGATCGCGAAATCGACCGAAATCCTGGGAGAGCCATGGTCGATTCTGATCGTTCGCGAACTTTTGCTGGGCAGCAACCGATTCTCAACATTGCAACGTGGTCTTCCGCGGATCTCGCCGACGGTTCTGACCACGCGCCTGAAAGCGCTTGAGGCGGGCGGCGTCATCGTCAAACGCAAACTGACCGGCCAGCGCGGTCACGAATACCGCCTGACCGCCGCCGGAAAAGAACTGTCGTCGGTTGTCGAGGCGCTTGCCGTCTGGGGCATGCGCTGGGCACGCGATGAAATGGAAGACTCCGATCTGGACGTGACCTTCCTGATGTTCGATGTGCAGCGAAACATCGTCACCGATGAGCTTCCGGGCGGAGAGGTCGTGCTGTGCTTCCAGTTTCCCGATCTGGACGCATTCGCGCGGTGGTGGATTGTCTGCAACGGGTCCGAGGTGGATCTGTGCTATCAGGATCCCGGCAAGGACGTGGACGCCTATGTCACCGCCACATCCCGCGACATGATCGACATATGGATGGGTGATCTGAGAATTGACCAGGCGCGCGCCGCCGATCGCCTGGCACTGATCGGAGAGCCGGCGATCTGCAACCGCTTTCGGCGTTGGTTCCCGCTATCGTCGGCCGCCGCAGTCCCGCGGCCACAAGAACGTGAACGATTGACCCTCTGA
- a CDS encoding RsmE family RNA methyltransferase, which yields MPEVPELRPLAKVLDDWPQDRRLMVPDESLVGAGEGLGAAPVGQWAILIGPEGGFSQAERSRLATLPFVTRVSLGPRILRADTAAVAAMTLWQMALGDW from the coding sequence GTGCCCGAAGTGCCCGAGTTGCGACCACTTGCGAAGGTCCTGGACGACTGGCCCCAGGACCGCCGCCTGATGGTGCCCGACGAGTCTCTGGTTGGCGCGGGTGAGGGTCTGGGCGCGGCACCGGTGGGACAATGGGCGATCCTGATCGGACCCGAAGGCGGGTTTTCGCAGGCCGAGCGGTCGCGGCTGGCGACCCTGCCATTTGTCACCCGCGTCAGCCTGGGCCCGCGCATCCTGCGCGCCGATACGGCGGCGGTGGCCGCGATGACCCTGTGGCAGATGGCATTGGGGGATTGGTGA
- a CDS encoding 4-hydroxybenzoate octaprenyltransferase → MRLQAVLSNTLGIGEVGLHRANPRRSHFGGFLDDEVGTGLLDWREQQPQVGRVFLGRRLRRADQRAAAFARLDHLGLPFAITPVEQRHNAAHPQPHDRKQILRLRLRQRDGLPRVQRLVYIQSDFRTLHGGEHMVAPPPMPEQTPPATGEVADAVGGNWVDSHAPAWSRPYLRLSRADRPIGTWLLLIPCWWGLLLASATTGRFGLFDLWIAVGCAMGAFLMRGAGCTWNDITDHKIDASVARTRSRPIPSGQTSVRKSLVWMAVQALAALAILLSFPPAAILLGFASLIPVAIYPFAKRFTWWPQVFLGLAFNWGALLAWTAHTGALGLPAVILYVGGIVWTLFYDTIYAHQDIEDDALIGVKSTARLFGDSSRNWLRGFLAATVCLLALAVIAALAPLQTPMAMVLGLGGVWAMGWHMAWLLRNLDEGDPKSCMLTFRRCRDTGLILAGFLVLACVAW, encoded by the coding sequence ATGCGCCTGCAGGCGGTCCTGTCGAATACGCTCGGCATTGGTGAAGTCGGTCTGCACCGGGCAAATCCGCGCCGCTCCCATTTCGGCGGCTTTCTCGACGATGAAGTCGGTACGGGCCTTCTTGATTGGCGCGAACAGCAGCCACAGGTCGGGCGGGTTTTTCTGGGCCGCCGATTGCGCCGTGCAGACCAGCGCGCCGCCGCGTTTGCCCGCCTCGACCACCTCGGCCTGCCATTCGCCATCACGCCCGTTGAACAGCGCCACAACGCCGCCCACCCCCAGCCGCATGACCGCAAACAGATACTGCGCCTGCGCCTGCGACAGCGGGACGGATTGCCCCGCGTCCAGCGGCTGGTCTACATACAGTCTGATTTTCGCACGCTTCATGGAGGCGAACATATGGTCGCCCCCCCGCCGATGCCAGAGCAGACGCCTCCCGCAACCGGAGAAGTCGCCGATGCCGTGGGCGGCAATTGGGTGGACAGCCATGCCCCGGCCTGGTCGCGCCCCTATCTGCGCCTGTCCCGCGCTGATCGCCCGATCGGCACCTGGCTGCTTCTGATCCCCTGCTGGTGGGGCCTGCTGCTGGCCAGCGCGACCACCGGGCGCTTTGGTCTGTTTGACCTCTGGATCGCAGTCGGCTGCGCAATGGGCGCGTTTCTGATGCGCGGGGCGGGCTGCACCTGGAATGACATCACCGATCACAAGATTGACGCCAGCGTCGCCCGGACAAGGTCGCGCCCGATCCCGTCCGGTCAGACCTCGGTTCGCAAGTCGCTTGTCTGGATGGCGGTGCAGGCGTTGGCCGCACTGGCAATCCTGCTGAGTTTTCCACCCGCTGCGATCCTGCTTGGCTTTGCCTCGCTCATTCCGGTCGCGATCTATCCATTCGCCAAGCGGTTCACCTGGTGGCCGCAGGTGTTCCTGGGCCTTGCCTTCAACTGGGGCGCGCTGCTGGCCTGGACGGCACATACCGGCGCCCTCGGGCTGCCTGCGGTGATCCTCTATGTCGGCGGGATCGTCTGGACACTGTTTTACGACACGATCTATGCCCATCAGGATATCGAGGATGACGCGCTGATCGGCGTCAAATCCACGGCCCGCCTGTTCGGGGACAGCAGCCGCAATTGGCTGCGCGGGTTTCTTGCCGCCACGGTCTGCCTTTTGGCCCTTGCCGTAATCGCCGCCCTTGCCCCGTTGCAGACGCCAATGGCGATGGTCCTTGGCCTGGGCGGCGTCTGGGCGATGGGCTGGCACATGGCCTGGCTGTTGCGCAACCTGGACGAGGGCGATCCAAAAAGCTGTATGCTGACCTTCCGCCGCTGCCGCGACACTGGGCTGATCCTTGCCGGTTTTCTGGTTCTGGCCTGTGTCGCCTGGTAG
- a CDS encoding OmpA family protein — protein sequence MKYISSLPVALTFFAAAIACFGFAVFAARVIETRSVDSITEILEAEGLTWVEVSADGMQVILHGTADDEVTRFRAMSAASDVVDPSCIIDEMHVLEGADGSAPRFSIEILRNDGGISLIGLIPAEVDRAGIVQRVKDISDGTEVSDLLEIADYARPRGWEAALNFAIDALDALPRSKISVAADRVAVTAIADSPELKRRLENDLTARAPTSFTLALDISAPRPVITPFTLRMVDDGDTARFDACSADTAEAREQILVAAIAAGLTGRATCTLGLGSPTPDWGNAVALGIGTLDRIGGGTITYSDVDVTLVGLAATPSGLFEREASELESALPEIFTLHAVLPAVDASKLIEGLDEDADFVARLAPDGAVQMRGKMSDELTQRATASFARARFGIDRVAASTRIDQATPAGWTIRVLASLEALSLLNSGTVKVTPDFVDISGTTGDDDAQAEISRLLADKLGASATYRLDVKYDEALDPVLAIPTPDECVSRINAVLGDSKIAFASGSPEIDPSAREILDRVAVLVAECDTVQMEIGGHTDSQGGEDLNLRLSQSRAEAVLDALLARSVSTGSLTAKGYGESSPIASNETDAGREANRRIEFTLADGQTDTAEGSNEQN from the coding sequence ATGAAGTACATCTCCTCCCTCCCGGTCGCCCTGACCTTCTTTGCAGCCGCAATCGCCTGTTTCGGCTTTGCGGTCTTTGCGGCGCGCGTGATCGAAACCCGGTCGGTCGACAGCATTACCGAAATACTGGAAGCCGAGGGCCTGACATGGGTCGAGGTCAGCGCCGACGGGATGCAGGTGATCCTGCATGGCACCGCCGACGATGAGGTGACGCGCTTTCGCGCCATGTCGGCGGCAAGCGATGTCGTAGACCCATCGTGCATCATTGACGAAATGCATGTGCTAGAGGGGGCAGACGGATCCGCGCCCCGGTTCTCGATCGAGATTCTGCGCAATGATGGTGGCATTTCCCTGATCGGGCTGATCCCGGCCGAGGTTGACCGCGCCGGCATCGTCCAGCGCGTCAAAGACATCTCGGACGGGACCGAAGTGTCGGACCTGCTTGAGATCGCAGATTATGCCCGTCCGCGCGGCTGGGAAGCAGCGCTGAACTTTGCCATCGACGCGCTGGATGCGCTGCCGCGTTCCAAAATTTCCGTGGCCGCGGACCGGGTCGCCGTGACCGCGATTGCGGACAGCCCGGAACTCAAGCGGCGGCTAGAGAATGACCTGACAGCGCGCGCCCCGACCAGTTTCACGCTGGCGCTGGATATCTCGGCCCCGCGTCCGGTGATAACGCCGTTTACGCTGCGGATGGTGGACGACGGCGACACAGCGCGTTTCGACGCCTGTTCAGCAGACACCGCCGAGGCGCGCGAACAGATTCTGGTGGCCGCCATCGCCGCCGGGCTGACCGGGCGGGCGACCTGTACGCTTGGTCTCGGCTCTCCGACGCCGGACTGGGGCAATGCGGTTGCATTGGGGATTGGCACGCTGGACCGGATCGGCGGAGGAACAATCACCTATTCGGATGTGGACGTCACGCTGGTCGGCCTGGCCGCGACCCCGTCGGGCCTGTTCGAACGTGAGGCGAGCGAGTTGGAATCCGCCCTGCCGGAAATCTTCACGCTCCATGCCGTGCTGCCGGCCGTTGACGCCAGCAAACTGATCGAAGGGCTGGACGAAGACGCCGATTTCGTCGCCCGGCTTGCCCCGGACGGTGCCGTGCAGATGCGCGGCAAGATGAGTGATGAGCTGACGCAGCGCGCCACGGCCTCTTTCGCGCGGGCCCGGTTCGGGATCGACAGGGTCGCGGCCTCGACCCGGATTGATCAGGCCACACCGGCGGGATGGACGATCCGGGTGCTGGCATCGCTGGAAGCACTGTCGTTGCTGAATTCCGGCACGGTGAAGGTCACGCCAGATTTCGTCGATATCTCGGGCACGACCGGCGACGATGACGCGCAGGCCGAAATCTCTCGGCTGCTGGCTGACAAATTGGGCGCGTCTGCGACTTACAGGCTTGACGTCAAATACGACGAAGCGCTGGACCCTGTGTTAGCGATCCCGACACCTGACGAATGCGTCAGCCGGATCAATGCGGTCCTGGGCGACAGCAAGATCGCATTTGCATCGGGTTCGCCCGAGATTGACCCGTCGGCCCGCGAAATCCTGGATCGGGTCGCCGTGCTGGTGGCCGAATGTGACACGGTGCAGATGGAAATCGGCGGCCACACCGACAGCCAGGGCGGCGAGGATCTGAACCTGCGCCTTAGCCAGTCGCGCGCCGAGGCGGTGCTGGACGCGTTGCTGGCGCGCAGTGTGTCGACCGGGTCGCTGACCGCCAAGGGGTATGGCGAATCCTCTCCGATCGCCAGTAACGAGACTGACGCAGGACGCGAAGCGAACCGACGCATCGAATTCACCCTTGCCGATGGACAGACGGATACGGCAGAAGGCAGCAATGAGCAGAACTGA
- a CDS encoding transposase: MALQASGCDQVHVVHKPRLLSPSRAGKHALPGDLEAQIEAFVDHYNHRRYHESLNNVTAADVSFGRDKAILQQREKIKRMTLETRRVHHRQRAA, from the coding sequence CTGGCATTGCAAGCGTCAGGCTGTGATCAAGTGCATGTCGTTCACAAGCCGCGCCTGCTCAGTCCCTCTCGTGCAGGTAAACATGCACTGCCGGGTGATCTCGAAGCCCAGATCGAAGCCTTCGTCGACCACTACAATCACCGGCGATACCACGAGAGCCTGAACAACGTCACAGCCGCAGACGTCTCCTTCGGACGGGATAAAGCCATTCTACAACAAAGGGAAAAGATCAAACGAATGACACTCGAAACGCGGCGCGTGCATCACCGCCAGCGCGCCGCATAA